A genomic window from Methanobrevibacter sp. TLL-48-HuF1 includes:
- a CDS encoding 30S ribosomal protein S15 produces MARPEWVTYSDEEIEEMILKFNKEGKSTSEIGIILRDQYGIPSVKEVTGERITQILKRNDQAGKYPEDLMNLIKRAVNIRDHLAENPKDLHSKRGLTIIESRIRRLASYYVNEGALPEGWRYNPKEAALLVK; encoded by the coding sequence ATGGCAAGACCAGAATGGGTAACTTACAGTGATGAAGAAATTGAAGAAATGATTTTAAAATTTAACAAAGAAGGAAAAAGTACCAGTGAAATTGGTATTATCTTAAGAGACCAATACGGTATTCCTAGTGTTAAAGAAGTAACCGGTGAAAGAATCACCCAAATCTTAAAAAGAAATGATCAAGCTGGAAAATACCCTGAAGATTTAATGAACTTAATCAAAAGAGCAGTAAATATAAGAGATCATTTAGCTGAAAATCCTAAAGATTTACACTCTAAAAGAGGTTTAACTATCATTGAATCTAGAATCAGGAGATTAGCTTCATATTATGTAAATGAAGGTGCATTACCTGAAGGATGGAGATACAATCCAAAAGAAGCAGCACTCCTTGTTAAATAG
- a CDS encoding Mur ligase family protein, with amino-acid sequence MNYLVIGAGNAGRPVARLLNNQNHNVIITDPKHLSDFKQDVQSILKQMEKEGVVLDLENDNPSVEGIDKVYMAPSLPDSAPIAKKVAEADLDVITNEDFSKMVNDLIPVDIIGITGTMGKTTTTFITTSIFKQAGYKVWSCSSLVNNLVSEAIIDGIVKGKAQNCDIAIFELPHGTIGLLDELDIKIGLLTNIAEDHLSEFGGSLEKYQQRKLILEKMSEIFIANNSCRDIIAPVRDNALYYALDDNCDFIGTAGDEKLTVRYSKGEFTTPFHMVSYFFENSVGASSVALTYGVSQEDITDALSEFKGLPAHMEDVGEYNGRKVILDSAFLYDGMKITLDYFKDDNVVLFLDHFDTLSKRDKAEVGKLVGQYVDVIIASGFNEVNQKVEMDAAYEVLDAVENPNAVKVATRDITEAAALTFKYSKPGDIILHMGPLIAYDRLTTVEKIMKGLEEGSKKYE; translated from the coding sequence ATGAATTATTTAGTTATTGGTGCGGGAAATGCCGGCAGACCTGTTGCAAGGTTGCTTAATAATCAAAATCATAATGTTATTATAACTGATCCGAAACATTTGTCTGATTTTAAACAGGATGTACAAAGTATTTTAAAACAGATGGAAAAGGAAGGTGTCGTTTTAGATTTGGAAAATGATAATCCTTCTGTTGAGGGTATTGATAAGGTTTATATGGCTCCAAGTTTGCCTGACAGTGCACCTATTGCAAAAAAGGTTGCTGAAGCTGATTTAGATGTTATTACTAATGAAGACTTTTCAAAAATGGTAAATGATTTAATTCCTGTTGATATTATTGGAATCACGGGAACTATGGGTAAAACAACTACTACATTTATCACAACAAGCATTTTTAAACAGGCAGGTTATAAAGTATGGTCCTGTTCTTCTTTAGTTAATAATTTAGTTAGTGAAGCTATTATTGATGGCATAGTTAAAGGTAAAGCTCAAAATTGTGATATAGCTATTTTTGAACTTCCTCATGGAACTATCGGACTTCTGGATGAATTGGATATTAAAATTGGTCTTTTAACCAATATTGCTGAAGACCATCTGTCTGAATTTGGAGGTTCTCTTGAGAAATATCAGCAACGTAAACTGATTTTGGAAAAAATGAGTGAAATATTTATTGCAAATAATTCCTGTAGAGACATTATAGCTCCGGTAAGGGACAATGCTCTTTATTATGCTTTAGATGATAACTGTGATTTCATTGGAACTGCAGGTGATGAAAAATTAACCGTCAGATATTCAAAAGGGGAATTTACAACACCATTCCACATGGTCAGCTATTTCTTTGAAAACTCTGTAGGGGCCAGCAGTGTTGCTTTAACTTATGGCGTTTCTCAGGAAGATATTACTGATGCATTATCTGAATTTAAAGGACTTCCGGCACATATGGAGGATGTTGGTGAGTACAATGGAAGAAAAGTTATTCTGGATTCTGCATTTTTATATGATGGAATGAAAATCACTCTTGATTATTTTAAAGATGACAATGTTGTACTGTTTTTAGATCATTTTGATACATTGTCTAAAAGAGATAAGGCAGAAGTTGGAAAGCTTGTTGGACAATATGTAGATGTTATAATAGCTAGCGGATTTAATGAAGTTAACCAGAAAGTTGAAATGGATGCGGCATATGAAGTTTTAGATGCTGTTGAAAATCCGAATGCGGTTAAGGTAGCTACCAGAGATATTACTGAAGCTGCTGCTTTAACATTCAAATATTCCAAACCTGGAGACATTATTTTGCATATGGGGCCACTTATAGCTTATGACAGACTCACCACTGTTGAAAAAATCATGAAAGGACTTGAAGAGGGAAGTAAAAAATATGAATGA
- the cobT gene encoding nicotinate mononucleotide-dependent phosphoribosyltransferase CobT, with the protein MIDGITTYGSDELINQIKYGEPVFICVIGTTETSKIPGISGAGATPELTEYTPAADAEIMVHGSVHCMEEIPQTVVGETAAPTPSMLTKASLQLADIPFVIVDAGSKVTPHLECNRLGNEYGRDIRTGKGVLNPLEIYENAKELGAKLSMMHDYLVIGESIAAGTTTALGVLRALGYDANEKVSGSMPTNPHDLKTKVVDEGLKNAGLDPETDEIDAMQAIGAVGDPTLAGMAGLVISTDIPIILGGGTQMAAVCAIVKSINPNFDFSRINLATTVFVANDETADLFDLVKQIDEDITVNIVDPNFEEAEYPGLKNYLDGFVKEGVGAGGAMFTALIRGNSVERLRKKIEKICSE; encoded by the coding sequence ATGATTGACGGAATAACAACATACGGTTCTGATGAATTAATAAACCAAATAAAATATGGGGAACCAGTATTTATATGTGTAATTGGTACAACTGAAACTTCCAAAATACCTGGAATATCTGGAGCTGGAGCAACTCCCGAATTAACTGAATATACTCCTGCAGCAGATGCTGAAATAATGGTTCATGGAAGTGTTCATTGTATGGAAGAAATTCCACAAACAGTGGTTGGAGAAACTGCTGCACCAACACCATCAATGCTGACTAAAGCATCCTTACAACTTGCTGATATACCATTTGTTATAGTAGATGCTGGTTCTAAAGTTACCCCTCATTTAGAATGCAACAGACTTGGAAATGAATATGGAAGAGATATCAGAACCGGAAAAGGAGTTTTAAATCCATTGGAAATTTATGAAAATGCAAAAGAACTTGGAGCAAAGCTTTCAATGATGCATGATTATCTAGTAATCGGAGAAAGTATAGCTGCAGGAACAACTACTGCTCTTGGAGTCTTAAGAGCTCTTGGATATGATGCTAATGAGAAAGTCAGCGGAAGTATGCCTACAAATCCTCATGATTTAAAAACAAAAGTAGTAGATGAAGGATTGAAAAATGCAGGTCTTGACCCTGAAACTGATGAAATTGATGCAATGCAAGCTATTGGAGCTGTTGGAGATCCAACCCTTGCAGGAATGGCTGGACTTGTAATATCTACAGATATCCCAATAATTTTAGGCGGGGGAACACAAATGGCTGCTGTTTGTGCAATTGTAAAATCCATAAATCCTAATTTTGATTTCTCAAGAATAAACTTAGCTACTACAGTTTTTGTGGCTAATGATGAAACAGCTGATTTATTTGACCTTGTAAAACAGATTGATGAAGATATTACAGTCAATATTGTAGACCCTAATTTTGAAGAAGCAGAATATCCTGGATTGAAAAATTATCTGGACGGTTTTGTTAAAGAAGGTGTTGGAGCTGGGGGTGCAATGTTTACAGCATTAATTAGAGGAAACTCTGTTGAAAGATTAAGAAAAAAAATAGAAAAGATTTGCAGTGAATAG
- a CDS encoding ATP-binding protein, which produces MVVKYLPRILDEDLEKYLTMIGAILIVGPKWCGKTTTAEQHAKSVLKLQDKDNYKTNMMWADIEPSRLLKGNKPRLIDEWQVAPVLWDSVRTSVDESEGYGLYILTGSTVVDEDSIMHSGTGRIHRMLMRPMSLYESGESNGQISIMDLFDNPDININDCESSLTIDDLIFAACRGGWPDSLNQKTREGKLFVAYNYLENICNTDVSAVDGVKRDPDRVRVLLRSLARNNSPLAKNQTIIEDINANFMDISRPTYYSYVDALKKLFVIEDNRGWSPNIKSKSAIRSGNKKVFIDPSIAVAALNANPKSMENDLETFEFIFENLCIRDLNVYTNSYGGKVSYYHDKSDLEIDCVVHLRDGRYALIECKLGSERIEEGAQNLLKINKLIEKNKKLDNPTFLAVLTGGKDAYTRPDGVKVIPIGCLR; this is translated from the coding sequence ATGGTTGTTAAGTATTTGCCGAGAATATTGGATGAAGATTTGGAAAAATATCTTACAATGATTGGTGCAATTCTCATTGTTGGACCAAAATGGTGTGGCAAGACAACTACTGCTGAACAGCATGCCAAAAGTGTATTAAAACTACAAGACAAAGATAATTATAAAACAAATATGATGTGGGCAGACATAGAGCCTTCCAGATTATTAAAAGGAAACAAACCGCGATTGATTGATGAATGGCAGGTGGCTCCAGTATTGTGGGATTCCGTCAGAACAAGCGTAGATGAAAGCGAAGGATATGGATTATATATTCTAACCGGTTCAACAGTGGTTGATGAAGACAGCATTATGCACTCAGGAACCGGAAGAATCCATAGAATGTTAATGAGGCCTATGAGTTTGTATGAAAGCGGTGAATCAAACGGGCAGATTTCAATTATGGACTTATTTGACAATCCAGACATTAACATTAATGACTGTGAATCCTCTTTAACAATAGATGATTTGATATTTGCTGCCTGCCGTGGGGGTTGGCCAGATTCATTGAATCAAAAAACCCGAGAAGGCAAACTCTTTGTTGCATATAATTATTTGGAAAACATTTGTAACACAGATGTTTCTGCTGTTGATGGGGTTAAAAGAGATCCTGATAGGGTAAGAGTATTATTACGTTCGCTTGCAAGAAACAATTCCCCACTGGCTAAAAATCAAACCATTATAGAGGATATTAATGCTAATTTTATGGATATAAGTAGACCCACATACTATTCATATGTTGATGCCTTGAAAAAATTATTTGTAATTGAAGACAACAGAGGATGGTCGCCAAACATCAAATCAAAATCAGCAATCAGATCAGGAAATAAAAAAGTATTCATTGATCCTTCAATTGCCGTAGCAGCATTGAATGCAAATCCTAAATCAATGGAAAATGATTTGGAAACATTCGAATTTATTTTTGAAAATTTATGCATTCGTGACTTAAATGTTTATACAAATTCCTATGGCGGAAAAGTTTCATATTATCATGACAAGTCAGATTTGGAAATTGACTGTGTTGTTCACTTGAGAGACGGAAGATATGCATTAATAGAATGCAAGCTTGGAAGTGAAAGAATAGAGGAAGGTGCCCAAAATCTTCTTAAAATCAATAAGTTAATTGAAAAGAATAAAAAATTGGATAATCCCACATTTCTTGCAGTGCTGACTGGCGGAAAAGATGCATATACTCGTCCGGATGGTGTTAAAGTAATTCCAATCGGTTGTTTAAGATAG
- a CDS encoding XTP/dITP diphosphatase gives MITFITGNKHKVIEAENIFKDYDINLEHIDLGYCEPQGTLEEVAISGAKYASRKLNKPVIVEDAGLFIKALKGFPGTYSSYVQETLGNQGILKLLDGVDDRYAEFRSVIGYCAPNSEPKIFLGKVIGEIAVEEKGDLGFAFDPIFYVPDEDKTFGELTTEEKNQFSHRKNSLEKFIKWYSVQ, from the coding sequence ATGATAACATTTATAACTGGTAACAAACATAAAGTTATAGAAGCAGAGAATATATTTAAAGATTATGACATTAACTTGGAGCATATTGATTTAGGTTACTGTGAACCTCAGGGAACTCTTGAGGAAGTAGCTATATCAGGTGCAAAATATGCTAGTCGTAAACTTAATAAACCTGTGATTGTTGAAGACGCTGGTTTATTCATAAAAGCTTTAAAAGGTTTTCCGGGAACATATTCTTCTTATGTTCAAGAAACTCTTGGAAATCAGGGAATATTAAAGCTTTTAGATGGTGTCGATGACCGTTATGCCGAATTCAGGTCAGTTATTGGGTACTGCGCCCCCAATTCTGAGCCCAAGATCTTTTTAGGTAAGGTCATAGGTGAAATCGCAGTTGAGGAAAAAGGAGATTTAGGTTTTGCTTTTGATCCTATTTTCTATGTTCCAGATGAAGATAAGACTTTTGGAGAACTTACAACTGAAGAAAAAAACCAGTTTTCACATAGAAAAAATTCTTTAGAAAAATTTATTAAATGGTATTCTGTTCAATAA
- a CDS encoding aconitase X catalytic domain-containing protein, protein MFLTKKEEQMCDGEFGETVRKSMDILVALGDIYGASKLVDITSAQVSGVSYKTIGDAGLEYLQDLASDDKGVASVNSSLNPPGTDLDNWEALGFPKEFSVKQNQIVEAYGKLGISKTCTCTPYLVGNVPRFRDHVSWSESSAVAYVNSVIGAKTNREGGPAALAAAIVGKTPLYGFHLDENRKANLVVDVETELAGADFGALGYIVGKIVGGGVPYFTLKNIPDNNNLKTLGAALASSGSVALYHMENVTPEYELAAKSEADDHITISEDDILDTRNKLSTTADEPDLICLGCPHASLEEIKEVANIVRGKSIKNKLWICTSVSVKATADRMGYTKAIEDSGGNVVCDTCMVVAPIEDMGFEVIGVNSAKAANYVPSMCGLDVVYDDVENLIHFE, encoded by the coding sequence ATGTTTTTAACAAAAAAAGAAGAACAAATGTGTGATGGGGAGTTTGGAGAAACTGTTAGAAAAAGTATGGATATTTTAGTAGCTTTAGGAGATATTTATGGTGCTTCTAAATTGGTGGATATCACTTCAGCACAGGTTTCTGGAGTTTCTTATAAAACTATTGGTGATGCGGGACTGGAATATCTTCAGGATTTAGCCAGTGATGATAAAGGAGTAGCTAGTGTTAATTCTTCCCTAAATCCTCCAGGAACTGATTTGGATAATTGGGAAGCTCTCGGATTTCCAAAAGAATTTTCAGTTAAGCAAAATCAGATTGTAGAAGCTTACGGCAAACTTGGAATCTCAAAAACATGTACTTGTACTCCTTATCTTGTTGGAAATGTTCCCAGATTTAGAGACCATGTGTCCTGGTCAGAATCTTCAGCAGTAGCTTATGTTAATTCTGTAATTGGTGCTAAAACTAATCGTGAAGGTGGTCCGGCAGCATTAGCTGCAGCTATTGTTGGTAAAACTCCTCTTTATGGATTCCATTTAGATGAAAATAGGAAGGCTAATTTAGTAGTGGATGTTGAAACCGAACTCGCAGGTGCTGATTTCGGAGCTCTCGGATATATTGTTGGGAAAATTGTCGGTGGAGGAGTGCCTTACTTCACCCTTAAAAATATTCCTGATAATAATAATTTAAAAACATTGGGAGCAGCACTTGCCTCATCAGGTTCAGTAGCTCTTTATCATATGGAGAACGTTACTCCGGAATATGAATTGGCTGCTAAAAGTGAAGCTGATGATCATATTACAATCTCTGAAGACGACATTTTAGACACCCGTAACAAATTATCCACTACAGCTGATGAACCGGATTTAATCTGTTTAGGCTGTCCTCATGCTTCATTGGAAGAAATAAAAGAAGTTGCAAATATTGTCAGGGGAAAATCAATTAAAAATAAATTATGGATTTGTACATCAGTTAGCGTAAAAGCAACAGCTGACAGAATGGGTTATACAAAAGCTATTGAAGATTCAGGTGGTAATGTGGTCTGTGATACCTGTATGGTCGTAGCGCCTATTGAAGATATGGGCTTTGAAGTAATTGGTGTAAATTCAGCAAAAGCAGCTAATTATGTTCCCTCTATGTGCGGACTTGATGTTGTTTATGATGATGTGGAAAATTTAATTCACTTTGAATAA
- a CDS encoding DHH family phosphoesterase, producing the protein MLNRASEASNVLKEHIENNNVIRIISHNDADGISAAAVLANALKEEKVQFHTTIVPRLKEDLINQLRHEKHDLVIFSDMGSSFVGELNSFKCDVIIADHHQVSDVEAESNVVHINPHLFDIDGSRDLSGAGSSYLAVRDLDKKHLAYFALIGAFGDMQGQDGFTGVNKLIIDDAKQSGNLEIHDGLKIVSKSSEPLFKSLAYTFSPPLPGITGDLEGSTEFLERMNLSYGIKFSDLGEEEKDILKDELIKINPDIFGDCYTVPKEIPLLRDLEEYSYILDACGKNKKFGLGLSIALGEREKALKTATDLQRKYRDQLVKGLEWIKKEGSVNLSHIQYLYSEDKVLKSVMGTIASIGLSINLLDDSKPVLGLSRLHKDIKVSGRTTRQQVENGVNLGKALQDSSNNFGGQGGGHDIAAGAMIPFDSKDNFLNLVNDMVEYQINND; encoded by the coding sequence TTGTTAAATAGAGCTAGTGAAGCTAGTAATGTGCTTAAAGAGCACATAGAAAACAACAACGTTATAAGAATTATTTCTCATAACGATGCTGATGGAATTTCAGCAGCAGCTGTATTAGCTAATGCTTTAAAAGAGGAAAAGGTTCAGTTTCACACTACAATTGTTCCTCGTCTTAAAGAAGATTTAATAAATCAGTTAAGACATGAAAAACATGATTTGGTCATTTTTTCAGATATGGGAAGTTCTTTTGTAGGTGAACTTAATTCCTTTAAATGTGATGTTATTATAGCTGATCATCATCAGGTCAGTGATGTTGAAGCAGAAAGCAATGTGGTTCACATAAATCCTCATCTGTTTGATATTGACGGAAGCAGGGATTTAAGTGGAGCAGGTTCCAGCTATTTGGCAGTTAGGGACCTTGATAAAAAACACTTGGCTTATTTTGCTTTAATTGGTGCTTTTGGTGATATGCAAGGTCAGGACGGATTTACTGGAGTTAATAAACTCATTATTGATGATGCTAAACAAAGTGGTAATCTGGAAATTCATGACGGTTTGAAAATAGTTTCCAAATCCTCTGAACCACTTTTCAAGTCTTTAGCTTACACTTTTTCTCCGCCGCTTCCCGGAATAACTGGGGATTTGGAAGGTTCAACTGAGTTTTTAGAAAGGATGAATCTGTCTTATGGAATTAAATTTTCTGATTTAGGTGAAGAGGAAAAAGATATTCTTAAAGATGAACTTATTAAGATTAATCCGGATATTTTCGGTGACTGTTATACAGTTCCAAAAGAAATACCTCTGCTTCGTGATTTGGAAGAGTATTCATATATTCTTGATGCATGCGGTAAAAATAAGAAGTTTGGATTAGGTTTAAGCATTGCTCTTGGAGAACGTGAAAAAGCCTTAAAAACAGCTACTGATTTGCAGCGCAAATATCGCGATCAGCTTGTTAAAGGTTTGGAATGGATTAAAAAGGAAGGTTCAGTTAATCTTTCTCATATTCAATATTTATACAGTGAAGATAAAGTGTTGAAATCTGTAATGGGTACAATAGCTAGTATAGGTTTGTCTATTAACCTGTTGGATGATTCAAAACCTGTTTTAGGATTATCCAGACTTCATAAGGATATTAAAGTTTCCGGAAGAACAACCAGACAGCAAGTTGAAAATGGAGTTAATTTGGGAAAAGCCTTACAGGACAGTTCCAACAATTTCGGTGGCCAGGGTGGAGGTCATGATATTGCTGCAGGAGCTATGATTCCATTTGACAGTAAAGACAACTTTTTAAACTTGGTTAATGATATGGTTGAATATCAAATAAATAATGATTAA
- a CDS encoding bifunctional N(6)-L-threonylcarbamoyladenine synthase/serine/threonine protein kinase: MIILICLGIEGTAEKTGVGIVDSDGNILAMAGEQLFPEKGGIHPRIAAEHHGYWIPKLIPKAIDEAGISYDDLDLISFSQGPGLGPALRIVATSARTLALSLNKPIIGVNHCIGHVEVGKLDTGAVNPVTLYVSGGNSQVISHESGRYRIFGETLDIAAGNCLDHFGRETGLGHPGGPVIEKLAKKGSYVDLPYVVKGMDFSFSGLLSAALRKVKKGTPIEDVCFSLQETAFSMLVEVTERALSHTQKDEVMLCGGVSANSRLREMLKTMSEEHGAKFYMPEMKLCGDNGVMIAWLGLLMYNQFGPLDIRDTGIIQRFRTDEVEAPWVNSEESHLKLPDNLIAKGAESDIIKSSYLGRNAVLKSRIPKAYRIAEIDSKIRKSRTKLEAKLLSDVKKAGVTAPVLYDVDLENKSILMEAIEGKMLKEVIDDSLAYKIGVEIAKIHSLDIIHGDITTSNIMLRDGKLVFLDFGLGRHSDLFEDKAVDLLVLKKSLQSIDSTTASKYFDDVLDGYADSYGENKDKIIKKIKEIESRGRYTH, translated from the coding sequence TTGATTATTTTGATATGTTTAGGAATTGAAGGAACTGCTGAAAAGACAGGTGTAGGAATCGTTGATAGTGATGGAAATATATTGGCTATGGCTGGGGAACAGTTATTCCCGGAAAAAGGAGGTATTCATCCAAGAATAGCTGCTGAACATCATGGATATTGGATTCCAAAGTTAATTCCAAAAGCTATTGATGAAGCTGGAATCTCTTATGATGATTTGGATTTAATATCTTTTTCACAGGGTCCTGGTCTTGGTCCTGCTTTAAGAATTGTAGCTACTTCTGCAAGAACACTGGCACTATCTTTAAATAAACCAATAATTGGTGTTAATCATTGTATTGGTCATGTTGAAGTGGGAAAATTAGATACTGGTGCAGTTAATCCTGTAACTCTTTATGTAAGTGGTGGAAATAGTCAGGTAATCTCTCATGAAAGCGGAAGGTATAGGATTTTTGGTGAAACACTAGACATTGCTGCGGGAAACTGTCTTGATCATTTCGGTCGTGAAACAGGTTTAGGCCATCCTGGAGGTCCTGTAATTGAAAAACTGGCTAAAAAAGGTTCTTATGTTGATTTACCTTATGTTGTAAAAGGAATGGATTTCTCATTTTCAGGATTGCTCTCTGCAGCTTTAAGAAAAGTTAAAAAAGGCACTCCAATTGAGGATGTTTGTTTTTCACTTCAGGAAACAGCTTTTTCAATGCTTGTTGAGGTAACAGAAAGGGCATTGTCCCATACACAAAAAGATGAAGTTATGTTGTGCGGTGGTGTTTCTGCAAACTCAAGACTTAGGGAGATGCTTAAGACAATGTCTGAAGAGCATGGAGCCAAATTCTATATGCCTGAAATGAAACTATGTGGGGATAACGGAGTAATGATTGCATGGCTGGGATTGCTTATGTACAATCAGTTTGGTCCTTTGGATATTAGGGATACTGGGATTATTCAGCGTTTCAGAACTGATGAAGTAGAGGCTCCATGGGTAAATAGTGAGGAATCACATTTGAAATTACCTGATAATTTAATAGCTAAAGGTGCTGAATCAGATATTATTAAAAGTTCATATTTGGGCAGAAATGCCGTATTGAAAAGCAGAATTCCGAAAGCTTACAGAATTGCTGAGATTGATTCTAAAATAAGAAAGTCAAGAACCAAACTTGAAGCCAAATTATTGTCTGATGTTAAAAAAGCAGGTGTAACTGCTCCTGTATTATATGATGTTGATTTGGAAAATAAATCTATATTGATGGAAGCTATTGAAGGGAAGATGCTTAAAGAAGTTATTGATGACAGTTTAGCTTATAAAATCGGAGTTGAAATAGCTAAAATACACAGTTTGGATATTATTCATGGAGATATTACAACTTCAAATATAATGCTTAGAGACGGAAAATTGGTATTTTTAGATTTTGGTCTTGGAAGACATTCTGATTTATTTGAAGATAAGGCAGTTGATTTGCTTGTATTAAAGAAATCTCTGCAAAGTATAGACAGCACTACAGCCAGTAAATATTTTGACGATGTTTTAGACGGTTATGCTGATTCATACGGGGAAAATAAAGATAAAATAATTAAAAAAATAAAAGAAATTGAATCAAGAGGACGTTATACCCATTAG
- a CDS encoding ATP-binding protein, with amino-acid sequence MKNNPFRKRTGILPSYFTGRENELNELKKIYNSTKIGIPGHLILYGPKDIGKTSLLLKFQEEITNLDDVYSVRIPLMEGNFEDIYSLIIEKCSDTLNINISHFWEKISSLGINIPFIGGISVSREIPQSSPAVAFEKILNVIYDELGSDNPVLILLFDDLQRIMGNDETMKILSILQNALVELNLKGKNIMFVATGSEDIFNKIQDKLDSAVRIFEPYLIGPLSYGEVYDAINIPTKEQNVAFEENVIKEIYELSNGIPYYMQILAYSCFEETNEDDKVTMDEFKKASVYSLNILAQREFKSLFSKSTTEERKILCLMAESNETILSYSHIKDNAHLNSEPSALLKSLINKNMIIKPARGKYKLKSNLFKLYLQNLRINQDTGLIR; translated from the coding sequence ATGAAAAATAATCCTTTTAGAAAACGAACTGGAATTTTGCCTTCGTATTTCACTGGGCGTGAAAATGAATTAAATGAACTTAAAAAAATATATAACTCAACTAAAATAGGAATTCCCGGCCATTTAATATTATATGGACCAAAAGATATTGGAAAAACATCTTTATTATTAAAATTTCAAGAGGAAATAACTAATCTTGATGATGTATATTCAGTTAGAATTCCATTAATGGAAGGAAATTTTGAAGACATTTACTCATTAATAATAGAAAAATGTTCTGACACGTTAAATATTAATATTAGCCATTTTTGGGAGAAAATAAGTTCATTAGGTATTAATATACCATTTATCGGAGGCATATCTGTATCACGTGAAATTCCCCAAAGCAGCCCTGCAGTTGCATTTGAAAAAATTTTAAACGTGATTTATGATGAGCTAGGCTCTGACAATCCTGTTTTAATCCTGTTGTTTGATGATCTTCAAAGGATTATGGGCAATGATGAAACAATGAAGATATTGAGTATCTTGCAGAATGCTCTTGTAGAATTAAATCTAAAAGGAAAAAACATAATGTTTGTAGCTACTGGTTCAGAAGACATTTTCAACAAAATACAAGACAAACTTGACTCAGCAGTACGGATATTCGAACCTTACTTAATTGGACCATTATCATACGGCGAAGTATATGATGCAATCAATATTCCTACTAAAGAACAAAATGTGGCCTTTGAAGAGAATGTCATAAAAGAAATATATGAATTATCAAACGGAATTCCATATTACATGCAAATCCTAGCTTACAGCTGCTTTGAAGAAACAAATGAAGATGATAAAGTGACTATGGATGAGTTTAAAAAGGCATCTGTGTATTCCTTAAACATTTTGGCCCAACGTGAATTTAAATCATTATTCTCTAAATCCACTACGGAAGAGCGAAAAATACTATGCTTAATGGCTGAAAGCAACGAAACAATTTTATCCTATTCCCATATCAAAGATAATGCTCACCTAAACTCAGAACCTTCAGCATTGCTAAAAAGTTTAATTAACAAAAACATGATAATCAAACCAGCAAGAGGCAAATACAAATTAAAAAGTAATCTTTTCAAATTATACCTGCAAAATTTACGTATAAATCAGGATACTGGATTAATTAGATAG